The Anoxybacillus amylolyticus DNA segment ATTCCTTCACCGTAAAGCGCTGAGCACGTATACGCCTTCGTTTCCCATCCTGGCGTTGCCGGACGCAAGTAATGGAGAAATTGGTTATATTCTTCTTTTGCCGCCAACGCTTTTGGTTTGTTATCCCCGTCCGCTTTATTAATGACGACCGCATCGACAAGCTCCATAATTCCTTTTTTCATTCCTTGCAGTTCATCGCCTGCTCCTGTAAGTGCCAAAAGCATAAAGAAATCAACCATCCCGCGCACAACGAACTCACTTTGTCCAACTCCAACCGTTTCGACTAAAATGACGTCATAGCCAGCCGCTTCGCATAAAAGCATCGTTTCCCGCGTTTTCCGATGCACGCCGCCAAGCGTTCCGCCCGATGGCGACGGACGGATAAAGGCGCGCGGATGTCGGGCTAAGTTTTCCATTCGTGTTTTATCGCCAAGAATGCTGCCGCCAGTTATTGAGCTGCTCGGATCGACGGCTAATACCGCGACCCGATGCCCTTGTTCACATAAAAACTGTCCGAACGCTTCAATAAACGTACTCTTCCCTGCCCCTGGTACACCGGTAATGCCGATGCGAACCGATTTTCCGACATAAGGGAGCAATTCATTTAAAATTTGTTGTGCCGTTTCCATATGTTTCGCCGCATTGCTTTCGACAAGGGTAATCGCTTGCGCTAAAATCGTGCGGTCATTGTTACGTACCCCTTCGACATACTCAGCGACTGAACGCTCTTTTCGCTTCACAAAGCGTGGAGACGCTTTTGGCGCTATTTCGCTTCCTTTAACGTACGCGGTCGCAAACTCATCCGCCCGCTCATTAGGCGCCCATTCTGGTCGGGATGTATGTTCATTCATTGCTCCACTTCCTCATAACCGAGCCGCTTGTAAATTTCCCGCAATACTTTTTCAGCAGCAGTCGGAATAATCGTCCCTGGACCGAAAATGGCGGCAGCGCCATGTTCGTATAAAAACTCATAATCTTGCGGCGGAATGACGCCCCCGACGACGACTAAAATGTCTTCGCGCCCTAATTTGCGCAATTCTTCAACAAGCTGCGGCAACAACGTTTTATGCCCTGCCGCAAGCGAACTCATACCGACGACGTGTACATCGTTTTCAACCGCTTGCCGCGCCGTTTCTTCTGGCGTTTGAAAAAGCGGTCCGATATCGACGTCAAAACCTAAATCGGCAAATGCGGTCGCAATGACTTTCGCGCCGCGGTCGTGCCCGTCTTGCCCCATTTTAGCGATCATAATGCGCGGTCTACGCCCTTCGAGTTCATAAAACTCGTCCGTCATTTTTTTCACGCGCGCAATTTCTTCTTCGTTCGTAAATTCCGCGCTGTAAACACCGCTAATCGAGCGGATGACGGCTTTATGGCGCTTCGCTACTTTTTCAATTGCATACGAAATTTCACCTAACGTCGCACGTGCACGAGCAGCTTCTACCGCCAATTCCAACAAATTTCCTTCGCCTGTTTCCGTCGCTTTTGTAATCGCATCTAACGCGCGCTGGACACGCTCTTCGTCGCGAGAAGCTCGCAATTGTTTTAGTTTTTCGATTTGCCGCTCTCTAACAGCCGTATTATCAACTTCTAAAATGTCAATCGGTACTTCTTTTTCCGGACGGTATTTGTTCACGCCAATAATCGTTTCCGCCCCAGAATCAATTTTTGCCTGCCGTCTTGCCGCTGCTTCTTCAATGCGCATTTTTGGAAGCCCTGTGTCAATCGCTTTCGCCATCCCACCTAAGTTTTCAACTTCTTCAATATGCTTCCACGCACGCTTCATGAGTTCGTTCGTCAACGTTTCAACGTAATACGAACCTGCCCAAGGATCAATGACGCGGCAAATACCTGTTTCTTCTTGCAAATAAAGCTGTGTATTGCGAGCGATGCGCGCCGAAAAATCAGTCGGTAGGGCAATTGCTTCATCAAGCGCGTTCGTATGGAGCGACTGCGTATGCCCCATCGCCGCTGCGTGTGCTTCAATCAACGTGCGAACCACATTGTTGAACGGGTCTTGTTCGGTTAAACTCCAGCCCGATGTTTGCGAATGTGTTCGCAGTGCTAACGACTTCGGATTTCTCGGGTTAAATGTTTTCATCATTTTCGCCCAAATCACGCGCGCCGCACGCATTTTTGCCACTTCCATAAAATAGTTCATGCCAATCGCCCAGAAAAACGACAAACGCGGTGCGAACGAATCGATATCAATTCCTGCTTTTAAACCTGTGCGCACATATTCGAGCCCGTCCGCAAGCGTATATGCAAGTTCAA contains these protein-coding regions:
- the scpA gene encoding methylmalonyl-CoA mutase; this translates as MSKKVDFTNVSLHILGAQTSEQEWKQAIEQKLQSSLDDLLFQTNEQIAVKPLYTNKDMEGLDFLDYMPGIPPYLRGPYPSMYINRPWTIRQYAGFSTAEESNAFYRRNLAMGQKGLSVAFDLATHRGYDSDHPRVVGDVGKAGVAIDSILDMKILFDGIPLDQMSVSMTMNGAVLPIMAFYIVTAEEQGVTQDKLSGTIQNDILKEYMVRNTYIYPPETSMRIIADIFAYTAKYMPRFNSISISGYHMQEAGAPADIELAYTLADGLEYVRTGLKAGIDIDSFAPRLSFFWAIGMNYFMEVAKMRAARVIWAKMMKTFNPRNPKSLALRTHSQTSGWSLTEQDPFNNVVRTLIEAHAAAMGHTQSLHTNALDEAIALPTDFSARIARNTQLYLQEETGICRVIDPWAGSYYVETLTNELMKRAWKHIEEVENLGGMAKAIDTGLPKMRIEEAAARRQAKIDSGAETIIGVNKYRPEKEVPIDILEVDNTAVRERQIEKLKQLRASRDEERVQRALDAITKATETGEGNLLELAVEAARARATLGEISYAIEKVAKRHKAVIRSISGVYSAEFTNEEEIARVKKMTDEFYELEGRRPRIMIAKMGQDGHDRGAKVIATAFADLGFDVDIGPLFQTPEETARQAVENDVHVVGMSSLAAGHKTLLPQLVEELRKLGREDILVVVGGVIPPQDYEFLYEHGAAAIFGPGTIIPTAAEKVLREIYKRLGYEEVEQ
- the meaB gene encoding methylmalonyl Co-A mutase-associated GTPase MeaB, which encodes MNEHTSRPEWAPNERADEFATAYVKGSEIAPKASPRFVKRKERSVAEYVEGVRNNDRTILAQAITLVESNAAKHMETAQQILNELLPYVGKSVRIGITGVPGAGKSTFIEAFGQFLCEQGHRVAVLAVDPSSSITGGSILGDKTRMENLARHPRAFIRPSPSGGTLGGVHRKTRETMLLCEAAGYDVILVETVGVGQSEFVVRGMVDFFMLLALTGAGDELQGMKKGIMELVDAVVINKADGDNKPKALAAKEEYNQFLHYLRPATPGWETKAYTCSALYGEGIEDVWRVVETFVAVTKQSGVFDTRRRHQLKDWVYAMIKDYLETSFFANPRVREKLPIIENHVMSGTKAVTQAVQELIAAYESRE